The Malus sylvestris chromosome 12, drMalSylv7.2, whole genome shotgun sequence genome contains a region encoding:
- the LOC126594473 gene encoding heavy metal-associated isoprenylated plant protein 36-like — MPTAEAKPEQPKGSEEVSQPPLNYKIWVLKVPIHCEGCKKKVAKILKKIDGVYKTEFDGNIGKENKVTVTGNVEPEILIKKLAKGGKYAEMWPCQKANNSNNSNDKKKNKEKNKEKQQGEDTQGSEDGNHGGTGGGGSCDNERETVEAEVVQVQDNRGKKNKGGSGAGGSKTPEGVNAVKVNEGDGAPAKSGGGGKGKEVKLEVVKQGKPVNMSGQPAAAEKCFGGDDDEDDSNCEVDKSGGGGRGGGGPSSSGTKKNKKGPKGKANADDSDEVDQCGDAAPPRTGSPPNQGNVRRGPPMPQGPYMLPSGTQGPNFAPALAPAPASAPAPANHMAPHEQMYEYQYPRQNYSGLPLQAMNFNTAYPARSYGASQYAAPLPHAHSYTYASQSVAAESELRSYHSDSYPQYYPSPPEYNSPQQSDSFVMFSDENPNGCSIM; from the exons ATGCCTACAGCTGAAGCTAAACCAGAACAACCGAAAGGAAGTGAAGAAGTTTCTCAGCCCCCTCTCAACTACAAA ATTTGGGTTTTGAAAGTCCCTATCCACTGTGAAGGCTGCAAGAAAAAAGTCGCAAAAATCTTGAAAAAAATCGATG GGGTTTACAAAACAGAGTTTGACGGGAACATCGGAAAGGAAAACAAAGTTACAGTGACTGGAAACGTGGAGCCGGAGATTCTGATCAAGAAACTGGCTAAGGGAGGAAAATATGCAGAGATGTGGCCTTGTCAGAAGGCTAACAACAGCAATAATTCAAATgacaagaagaaaaataaggagAAGAATAAGGAGAAGCAGCAAGGCGAAGATACCCAAGGGTCCGAGGACGGCAACCATGGCGGAACTGGAGGCGGCGGTAGTTGTGATAATGAAAGGGAGACGGTTGAGGCTGAAGTTGTTCAAGTTCAGGATAATCGTGGTAAGAAAAATAAAGGTGGTAGTGGCGCGGGTGGGAGTAAGACTCCCGAGGGGGTTAATGCTGTGAAAGTGAATGAGGGGGATGGTGCACCGGCGAAATCCGGCGGCGGTGGAAAGGGTAAAGAGGTAAAGCTTGAGGTGGTGAAGCAGGGGAAGCCTGTGAACATGTCTGGACAGCCGGCTGCGGCGGAGAAGTGTTTTGGTGGGGATGACGATGAAGATGACAGTAATTGTGAGGTTGATAAAAGTGGAGGCGGCGGCCGAGGCGGCGGCGGCCCTAGTAGCAGTGGAActaagaagaacaagaagggGCCAAAGGGGAAGGCCAATGCTGATGATTCAGATGAGGTTGACCAATGTGGTGATGCTGCTCCTCCACGCACTGGATCACCACCAAATCAAGGCAATGTACGACGTGGGCCTCCTATGCCTCAGGGGCCTTACATGCTTCCATCTGGTACTCAAGGCCCTAATTTTGCTCCAGCTCTTGCTCCGGCTCCGGCTTCAGCACCAGCTCCAGCCAATCACATGGCTCCACATGAGCAGATGTATGAGTACCAGTATCCCAGGCAGAACTACAGCGGGCTTCCCCTCCAAGCTATGAACTTCAATACGGCCTACCCCGCCAGGAGCTACGGTGCATCCCAGTATGCTGCACCACTACCTCACGCACACTCTTACACTTATGCGTCTCAAAGTGTGGCTGCTGAGAGTGAGCTCAGGTCCTATCATTCGGACTCGTATCCGCAGTATTACCCGTCGCCGCCGGAGTATAATTCGCCGCAGCAGTCCGATTCCTTCGTGATGTTCAGCGACGAAAATCCGAACGGGTGCAGCATTATGTGA